A single genomic interval of Deltaproteobacteria bacterium harbors:
- a CDS encoding DUF2157 domain-containing protein codes for MQIDRGDLDAAVSRRIVDADQAAALWRFFGERHPARARFTGLNVAYFFGALVVIGAMGWLMTLGFQRMGPWAVCATAVAYGAAFTVAGDRLWHSGDLKIPGGLLYTMAVCMTPLAIWGLETATGFWAAGNPGNYRDFYPFIRGSWIWMEAGTVVVALLALRRVKFPFLVAPAAVALWFMSMDFAAYLAGDRHWQLALGQRVSITFGLAMLFVAYLVDHRTREDFAFWLYLFGMTALWGAITSMDSGSEWRRFLYCLLNLAFIAISVLLRRRVFLLYGAIGVNAYLVRLAWTVFKDSMLFPFALTALGLSVIAVTVKYQRNRQAVDARLQSWVPEWVRELLPRTRFAKGDLQYL; via the coding sequence ATGCAGATCGATCGGGGAGATCTCGACGCAGCCGTTTCACGCCGGATCGTCGACGCGGACCAAGCGGCCGCGCTCTGGCGGTTCTTCGGTGAGCGGCATCCGGCGCGGGCCCGCTTCACCGGCTTGAACGTCGCGTATTTCTTCGGCGCCTTGGTGGTGATCGGGGCGATGGGCTGGTTGATGACCCTCGGTTTCCAGAGGATGGGACCCTGGGCGGTCTGCGCCACCGCGGTCGCATACGGCGCGGCTTTCACGGTGGCGGGGGACAGGCTCTGGCACAGCGGCGATCTGAAGATTCCGGGCGGCCTTCTCTACACGATGGCCGTCTGCATGACGCCGCTCGCCATCTGGGGTTTGGAGACCGCCACCGGCTTCTGGGCGGCCGGCAACCCAGGCAACTATCGCGATTTCTACCCGTTCATCCGGGGCAGCTGGATCTGGATGGAGGCCGGCACCGTCGTCGTCGCCCTTCTGGCGCTGCGGAGGGTGAAGTTCCCGTTCCTGGTCGCTCCGGCGGCCGTCGCCCTCTGGTTCATGTCGATGGACTTCGCCGCTTACCTCGCCGGCGATCGCCACTGGCAGCTCGCGCTCGGGCAGCGGGTATCGATCACGTTCGGGCTCGCGATGCTCTTCGTCGCCTATCTCGTCGATCACCGGACGCGCGAGGATTTCGCCTTCTGGCTGTACCTGTTCGGCATGACCGCGCTCTGGGGCGCGATCACCTCGATGGACAGCGGGAGCGAATGGCGCCGGTTCCTCTACTGCCTGCTCAACCTCGCGTTCATCGCCATCAGCGTGCTCCTCCGGCGCCGCGTGTTCCTCCTCTACGGCGCCATCGGCGTGAACGCTTACCTGGTGCGGCTCGCCTGGACCGTCTTCAAGGACTCCATGCTCTTTCCCTTCGCGCTCACTGCGCTCGGCCTTTCGGTGATCGCGGTGACGGTGAAGTACCAGCGCAATCGTCAGGCCGTCGACGCGCGGCTGCAGTCCTGGGTGCCGGAGTGGGTCCGCGAGCTGCTGCCGCGCACGCGTTTCGCCAAGGGCGATCTTCAGTACTTGTAG
- a CDS encoding response regulator, whose amino-acid sequence MRMKILAAIHDLMFSSKVNVAAGGRPITWMKRGTKVVDEVARERPDVLLIDLASPQLDAVNAIREIKKAGNVTVIGYVDHTREDVIAAARAAGCDQVMSKGEFARRLPELLAGI is encoded by the coding sequence ATGCGCATGAAGATCCTCGCTGCGATCCACGATCTGATGTTCTCGTCGAAGGTCAATGTGGCCGCGGGCGGCCGCCCCATCACCTGGATGAAGCGGGGCACCAAGGTCGTCGACGAGGTCGCTCGCGAGAGGCCCGACGTGCTGCTCATCGATCTCGCGTCCCCGCAGCTCGATGCCGTGAACGCGATCCGCGAGATCAAGAAGGCGGGAAACGTCACCGTCATCGGGTACGTCGACCACACCCGGGAGGACGTGATCGCAGCCGCGCGCGCAGCGGGTTGTGATCAGGTGATGAGCAAGGGCGAATTTGCCCGCCGTCTTCCCGAGCTCCTTGCAGGGATCTAA
- a CDS encoding folate-binding protein YgfZ → MSTFSAIQASKDPQESNSMSPQVTFKSNEDKAPQEEVDSAGKPVAPAARLCDAVRAPYTPSHGSAPSAMPQPPVGLEDLGPAAGLRVVGPDREKWLQGMQSNDLAAAPYGGAVAGAFLSGKGRLVALGLLWRRRDEVIVTTEPDRLEALRAHLDKLLIMEDCEMQEAPGLRRLRYWVADVPPRSVPEHIAGSPQPLGFELLLPEAEAQSLLETLRDRPRPDLAEAWRIAAGVPKWGAELDEETTPVEAGLDVLLSFSKGCYVGQEVVAMATYRGRVAWNLVRLEVKGPAPVPGSKLSAGGKGRVTSSTQVGGTALLLGYVHKELIVPGSAVQLEDGRTANVLGLPYASLPGAGVCA, encoded by the coding sequence ATGAGCACCTTTTCCGCCATTCAGGCCTCCAAAGACCCGCAGGAGTCTAACAGCATGAGTCCGCAGGTCACGTTCAAGAGCAACGAAGACAAGGCGCCCCAGGAGGAGGTCGATTCCGCGGGCAAACCGGTGGCGCCTGCGGCGCGCCTTTGTGACGCAGTGCGTGCGCCGTACACCCCCAGCCATGGGAGCGCGCCGTCGGCAATGCCACAGCCGCCTGTAGGCCTGGAGGACCTGGGCCCCGCGGCCGGATTGCGCGTGGTCGGGCCTGACCGCGAGAAGTGGCTGCAGGGGATGCAGAGCAACGATCTGGCCGCGGCGCCATATGGCGGTGCGGTGGCGGGCGCATTCCTCAGTGGGAAGGGACGGCTGGTGGCGCTCGGCCTTCTCTGGCGAAGGCGCGACGAGGTGATCGTCACGACCGAGCCAGATCGCCTCGAGGCGCTGCGGGCGCACCTCGACAAGCTCCTGATCATGGAAGACTGCGAGATGCAGGAAGCGCCAGGGCTGCGCCGGCTGCGCTACTGGGTGGCCGACGTTCCCCCGCGCTCCGTTCCAGAACACATCGCCGGCAGTCCGCAGCCGCTCGGGTTCGAGCTCCTCCTTCCCGAGGCGGAAGCGCAGTCGCTCCTGGAGACGTTGCGCGATCGTCCCCGGCCGGACCTCGCCGAAGCGTGGCGCATCGCCGCTGGCGTTCCGAAGTGGGGCGCGGAGCTCGACGAAGAAACGACCCCGGTCGAGGCGGGCCTCGACGTACTGCTCTCGTTCAGCAAGGGATGCTACGTAGGGCAGGAGGTCGTGGCGATGGCCACGTATCGCGGCCGCGTGGCGTGGAACCTGGTGCGGCTGGAGGTCAAAGGACCGGCGCCGGTTCCAGGCAGCAAGCTGAGCGCCGGGGGGAAGGGACGCGTGACGTCGTCGACGCAGGTCGGCGGGACCGCGCTGCTGCTCGGCTACGTTCACAAGGAGCTGATCGTTCCGGGATCGGCGGTGCAACTCGAGGACGGCCGGACGGCGAACGTGCTCGGATTGCCGTATGCGTCCTTGCCTGGCGCGGGAGTATGCGCATGA